The following are from one region of the Myotis daubentonii chromosome 2, mMyoDau2.1, whole genome shotgun sequence genome:
- the LOC132226552 gene encoding olfactory receptor 6C2-like encodes MKNQTTLTTFILLGLTDDIPLKILLFIFLFLSYMLSISGNLTIITLTLMDSHLQTPMYLFLQNFSFLEISFTTTCVPRFLFSILSGDKSITYNACASQLFFTDLFAVTEFFLLAAMSYDRYVAICKPLHYTTIMNSRVCKYIIFSCWVAALITILPPISLGLGLEFCDSNVIDHFLCDASPILKISCSDTWLIEQMVIMCAVLTFIMTLICVVLSYIYIIRTILRFPSAQQRKKAFSTCSSHMIVVSITYGSCIFIYVKPSAKDEVAINKAVFLLITSISPMLNPFIYTLRNKQVKQAFRDSIKNIAFLLKMQRKRESVNPIKRKGK; translated from the coding sequence ATGAAAAACCAAACTACACTAACAACCTTCATCTTGCTGGGACTGACCGATGACATTCCACTGAAAATATTGCtgtttatctttctatttctttcctacATGTTGAGTATCTCTGGAAACCTAACCATCATCACCCTCACTCTGATGGATTCCCACCTACAAACACCAATGTATCTGTTCCTTCAAAATTTCTCCTTCTTAGAAATTTCTTTCACAACTACCTGTGTACCCAGATTCCTATTTAGCATATTATCTGGGGACAAGTCCATTACTTATAATGCTTGTGCCAGTCAACTCTTCTTTACAGACCTCTTTGCAGTAACAGAATTTTTTCTTCTGGCTGCCATGTCCTATGATCGCTATGTGGCCATCTGCAAACCCCTGCATTACACCACCATCATGAACAGCAGAGTCTGCAAGTACATCATTTTCTCCTGTTGGGTAGCAGCACTGATCACCATTCTGCCACCAATCAGTCTGGGTTTGGGCCTGGAATTCTGTGATTCGAACGTCATTGATCATTTCCTCTGTGATGCATCTCCTATCCTGAAGATCTCTTGCTCAGACACCTGGTTGATAGAACAGATGGTTATCATGTGTGCTGTGTTGACATTCATCATGACCCTCATATGTGTGGTTCTATCCTACATTTATATCATCAGGACTATTCTAAGGTTTCCCTCTGCCCAGCAAAGGAAAAAGGCCTTTTCCACGTGTTCTTCCCACATGATTGTGGTTTCCATTACTTATGGAAGCTGCATCTTCATTTATGTCAAACCTTCAGCCAAGGACGAGGTAGCTATAAATAAAGCGGTTTTTCTCCTTATTACTTCCATTTCACCAATGTTGAACCCCTTTATTTACACCCTGAGAAACAAGCAAGTGAAACAAGCTTTCCGTgactcaattaaaaatattgcatTCCTCTTAAAGATGCAGAGGAAAAGGGAGTCAGTGAATCCAATTAAAAGGAAGGGTAAATAG
- the LOC132226143 gene encoding olfactory receptor 6C2-like: MMRNGTVTTFILLGLTDDPRLQVLIFIFLFLTYTLSVTGNLTIITLTSVDSHLKTPMYFFLKNFSFLEIAFTSACIPRYMYSIAAGDKVITYNDCFIQVFFTDLCGVTEFFLLAAMSYDRYVAICKPLHYTTIMSTKVCQTLVISSWVSGLCIIVPPLSLGLTLKFCDSNRLDHFFCDAFPLVKISCSDTWLIEQTVIICAVLTLNITLTCVVLSYASIIKTILRFPSVQQRKKAFSTCSSHMIVVSITYGTCIFIYMNPTAKEQVTINKVVSLLISSISPMLNPFIYTLRNNQVKKAFKDSIKRIVLLSSNKRK, encoded by the coding sequence ATGATGAGAAATGGTACAGTGACAACATTCATTCTGCTGGGACTGACAGATGACCCTCGGCTACAGGttctgatttttatctttctatttctcACCTACACCCTGAGTGTAACTGGAAACCTGACCATCATCACACTAACCTCTGTGGATTCTCACCTCAAAACACCTATGtacttcttcttaaaaaatttcTCCTTTCTGGAGATCGCATTCACATCTGCCTGTATTCCCAGGTACATGTATAGTATTGCAGCAGGTGACAAGGTCATTACCTACAATGATTGTTTCATCCAAGTGTTTTTTACTGACCTCTGTGGAGTAACAGAATTTTTCCTTCTGGCTGCCATGTCCTATGACCGctatgtggccatctgcaagccccTGCATTACACCACCATCATGAGCACCAAGGTCTGCCAGACTCTTGTCATTAGCAGTTGGGTGTCTGGTTTATGTATCATAGTCCCACCACTTAGCCTGGGTTTAACTCTAAAATTTTGCGACTCTAACAGACTTGATCATTTTTTCTGTGATGCATTTCCCTTAGTGAAAATCTCATGCTCAGACACATGGCTCATCGAACAGACAGTCATAATCTGTGCTGTCCTGACCCTGAATATCACTCTCACTTGTGTTGTTCTGTCATATGCTTCCATTATCAAGACAATTTTGAGATTCCCTTCTGTTCAGCAAAGGAAAAAGGCCTTTTCCACCTGTTCTTCCCACATGATTGTGGTTTCCATCACCTATGGCACATGCATTTTCATCTATATGAATCCTACAGCAAAGGAGCAAGTGACCATTAATAAAGTAGTTTCACTGCTCATTTCTTCTATTTCACCTATGTTAAACCCATTTATTTATACACTGAGAAACAATCAAGTTAAGAAAGCCTTCAAGGATTCCATCAAAAGAATTGTTTTACTCTCTtctaataaaaggaaataa